The Haloarchaeobius sp. HME9146 DNA segment CCGCCATTGTTTTTAGGCCGACCTAAAAATCGAAGCGGTTATGAATCTTTAGGCGAGCCTAAAATTATGTCCGAAGACGAAACCGGTCCGAACGACCCAACGAGAAGAGCGTATCTCAAGTACGGCACAGCCCTCGTCGGCGGCAGCCTCCTTGCTGGCTGTGCCGGGCAGAGCGATACCGGTGACTCCGAACCGACCAGCACACAGACCGCAACGGCGACGGACGAACCCGCGGCGACCGAGTCCGGGGCGACGGACGAGTCGGCCGAGGAGACAGAGACTCCAGAGTCGTGGACGGTCTCGATGAAGCCACGGACCGAGGTGACCTTCGAATCGGTTCCGGACTCGGTCGTCGTCTACCGGGCGGACTACGCGGACATGCTCATCGCGCTCGGCCAGGGTGACGCTCTCGTCGGCATGCAGGACACCCAGAGCCTCCCGATGGACATGCTCGCGGAACTGCCGGGCGTCTCCGTCGACCCCGCCCAGATTACGCCGCTCCGGCAGGAGGGCGAGTACGACAAGGAGATATTCTACGATATCGACCCGGACCTGCTCCTCATCGACCCGAACAACGCGAAGAACTACTTCGAGTTCGACGAGGCGGACATCTCCGAACTGGAGAATACCGTCGCACCGTGGCTCGGGAGCTTCATCCGCCGTCCGCAGGAGTCTATCGGCCCGAACTACCCGCACTACACACTGTACGAGGCGTTCGAGCGGGTCGCCACCGCGTTCCGGGCAGAGGACCGGTTTGCCGCGTTCAAATCCGTCCACGACGAGATGCTCTCGACCATCTCCGAGCGAGTGCCGCCGGAATCCGAGCGGCCCTCCGTCGGACTCGCGTTCCTGATTCCCGGTGACCAGTTCGTCGGCTCAGGCGTGTTCTACCTCACCGACCCGACGCAGCCGGGGATGGCGAAGAAGCAGTACCGCGACCTGGGCGTCGACAACGTCTGGGCCGAGGCCGGCGTGAGCATGGACGGGCAGGTCAACTACGAGGCGCTGCTCGAGGCGGACCCGGACGTGCTCATCTCGCACAACGCGTTCGGGTTCACCGACTCCGTCGAGGACTTCCAGACCCGCGTCGTCGATGTGATGCGCGAGGACGACCTCGGGAAGGAACTGACCGCGGTGAAGAACGGGCGCGTCTACCGCGGCGGGAAGAACGTCCAGGGACCGATTATCAACCTGTTCCAGACCGAGATCGCGGCCAAGCAGCTCTACCCCGAGACGTTTGGGGCGTGGAAGGGACTCGGTGAGACGCCGGCCGACGAGCAGCTGTTCGACCGCCAGCGCGTTGCCGATATCATAAACGGAGACTTCTGACGATGCGCGAAAACACGACCCACGACGGACCGACGCGGCGCGACTACCTGAAAATCGGTGGTGCGACGGCCCTGGGTGGGCTGGTAGCTGGCTGTGCCGGACAGGACGGCGGTGGCGCGGAGCCAACAACGACAGAGTCGGGCGGTAATACTGGGTCGACCCAGACCGAACAGACGACGACTGAAGACACCCCGTACTCGGTCACGATGGCACCCGTCGGCGAGGTCACGTTCGAGTCGGTCCCCGAGCAGTGGGTCGCCTACGACGGCGGCTACGCCGACATGGGCGTTGCCCTCGGCAAGGGCGACGGTATGACCGGTATCGGCGGTTCCGGTCGGTACTACACCTACGTCTACGACGAACTCCCGGGCGTGAGCGTCGACCGCGAGTCAATCGAAGCGAACGACCTCGGCGAAGCGGGCATGTCCAAGGAGATATTCTACGAACTCGACAACGACGTCCACCTGATGGACCCCCAGATGCTCGTCAACTGGTTCGACTGGAGCGAAGGGGACGTCGAGGAGATAATCGAGAACGTCGGGCCCTTCGTCGGCAACCTGCACTTCCGCCGGGAGGACCAGTGGCACGACTACCGCTACTACACCCTCTACGAGGCGTTCGAGAAGGTCGCGACGGTCTTCGGCGAACAGGAGCGCTACGAGGCCTTCGAGGCGCTCCACGACAAGTTCATCGCGGACGTCCAGCGCAGACTCCCACCGGCGGACGAGCGCCCCAACGTCCTGCTCGTCTACGCCGGCAGCGACGAACCCGAGAAGTTCTCGCCGTACCGCCTCAACGACAAGGGAACGAGCAAGAAGCAGTGGCACGACCTCGGCGTCAGTGACGCGCTCGCCGGGTCGGGTATCGAGGGGCTGAGCACCACCGACCGCGGGAAGATCGACTACGAGACGATGCTCGAGGTCGACCCCGACGTCATCATGCTGCGGGCCCACGAGCGCAAGTCGGCACAGGAGTTCCGGGACACGGTGCTCTCGTTCATGCGGTACCACCCTGTCGCCAGCGAACTCTCTGCGGTCCAGGAGGGACGTGTCTACCGCGGTGGCTACCTCTTCCAGGGACCGATACAGAACCTGTTCCTGACTGAACGTGGCGCACAGCAGCTCTACCCGGAGGTGTTCGGCGAGGTGACCAGCGACGAACAGCTGTTCGACCGCCAGCGCGTCGCCGACATCGTCGACGGGACCGTTTGAGACCGTTCCAGGTCGACGACCGGGCTACCAGTCGAGGCTCCCGCCGCTCCGGTACTCCGTGACCTGCGTCTCGAAGAAGTTCTTCTCCTTGTTGAGGTCGACCTGCTCGGACATCCATGGGAACGGGTTCTCGGTGCCGTACTGTTCCGGCAGGTCGAGCTGCCCGAGCCGACGGTCGGCGACGTGTTCGACGTACTCGGCGAACTGGTCTGGACTCATCCCCAGGATATCGTCGGGGCAGGCTTCGTAGGCGTATATCCGCTCCAGTTCGACCGCCTCGGTGATGAGGTCGATTACCTCGTCCCCGAAGTCGTCGGTCCAGACACCGGGGTTCTCGGCGCGAATCTGGTTGATGAGGTCGACGCCGAAGCCGAGGTGGAGCGACTCGTCGCGCATGATGTACTCGAACTGCTGGCCGACACCGACCATCTTGTTCTGGCGCTTGAGGCCGAGCATCATCGCGAAGCCGGCGTAGAAGAAGACACCCTCCATGATGACGTAGAAGCCGACGAGGTCCTGGAGGAAGTCACGGAGGTCCTCGTCCGTCTCGATGGTGAAGTCGTCCTGATTGATGACCCGCGTCAGGTCGACGACGAACTCGTCTTTCTCCTCGATAGAGGGCACGCGGTCGTACATCCCGTAGAGGTACTCGGGGTCGAACCCGAGGGAGTCACAGCAGTAGATGAACGTGTCGGTGTGGATGGCCTCCTCGTAGGCCTGTCGGAGCAGGTACTGACGACATTCGGGGGCGGTCACGTGGTCGTACACCGCGAGCACGATGTTGTTCGCGGTGAGGGACTCCGCCGTCGAGAAGAACCCGAGGTTCCACTCGACGAGCTGGCGCTCGGCGTCGGAGAGCGCGTCCCCGTTCCACTGGGAGATGTCCTCTTGCATCGGAATCTCCTGGGGCACCCAGTTGTTGTTCACACCCGCTTCGTAGTACTCGCGGGCCCAGTCGTAGTCTATCGGCAGTATCTTGTTCGGGTCGTGTTCCGTGTCGTCGTTGAGTATCGGCATCGGTGAGAGACTGTGAAGTGGTGGTCGGCAAGCGTTACTGGCAGGCGTCACAGGTCGGGTCCTCAACCCGACAGAGGTCGCCTTCCTGGGCGGGTTCGCCACCGTCTGACTGGACGGTCTTCGACGAGCCACCGCCGCGGTGCTGTGTCTTCCCGTACTCGGCCATATCGAGCGTAGACTTCTCTATCTGGGAGGCACCGAGTGTCCGGAGGTAGTAGGTCGTCTTCAGGCCGAGTTCCCACGCGGTCTCGTACACGTCGGCGAGCAGGGAACCGTCGGTCGACGGGAAGAAGACGTTGTGCGAGATGGACTGGTCCAGCCACGTCTGGCGGTGTGCGGTCAACCGGAGCTGGTGGCGCGGGTCGATCTCGAACGCGCCGCGGTACAGCTCCTGCAGGTCGTCGGGGATGTCGTCTATCTCCTGAATCGACCCGTCGTGGTACTTGATGCGGTCGACCATCTCGTCGTCCCAGAGGTCGCGTTCCCGGAGGGCCGCGACGAGCTGGTCGTTGACGACCGTGAAGTCGCCGGACATGTTCGACTTGACGTAGAGGTTCGAGTACAGCGGTTCGATAGAGGGCGTCGTCCCGTTGATGGTCGAGACGGTCGCCGTGGGCGCGATGGCCATGGTGTTCGAGTTCCGCATCCCGTGTTCCTCGACGTGTTCGCGGACGACGTACCAGTCAAGCGTCTCCTCGCGGTCGGTCGGAATCTCCCGGCGGCGCTCGTCCTCGAGAAGGTCGACGGTGTCCTGCGGGAGCAGCCCGCGGTCCCACTTCGACCCCTCGTAGGAGGGGTAGGGCTCGCGCTCGGCGGCCAGCTTCGAGGAGTTCAGGATGGCGTGGTAGGAGACGAACTCCTGCCAACGGTTCGCCTTCTCGACGGCCGCCTCGGACGCCATCGGCACGTCCAGCCGCAGCAGGGCGTCGTGGAACCCCATCGTCCCGAGCCCGATGGGGCGGTGGCGCATGTTCGAAAGCTCTGCTTCCTCGGTCGGGTAGAAGCAGAGGTCGACGACGTTGTCGAGCATCCGCATCGCCGTCTCGATGGTGTCCGCGAGGTGCTCGCGGTCCAGCTCGCCGCCCGACACGTGCGTCGCGTAGTTGACGCTCCCGAGGTTGCAGACGGCGTGCTCGTCCTGGCTGGTGTTGAGCGTGATCTCGGTGCAGAGGTTCGAGGAGTGGACCGTGCCGACGTGGTCCTGCGGCGACCGGACGTTGCAGGGGTCCTTGAACGTCACCCACGGGTGGCCAGTCTCGAACAGGCGCGTGAGCAGCTGCCGCCAGAGATCGGTGGCGTCGACGCGCTCGTACTGCCGGAGCTCGCCGTCCTCGGCCTGCTGTTCGTACTCTTGGTAGCGTTCTTCGAACGCCTCGCCGGACAACTCGTGGAGGTCTGGCACCTCGTCCGGGCTGAACAGGGTCCACTTCTCGTCGGCTCGGACCCGCTTCATGAACAGGTCCGGTATCCAGGCCGCCGTGTTCATGTCCGGGGTCCGCCGGCGCTCGTCGCCGGTGTTGCGCTTCAGGTCTATGAACGCCGGGAAGTCGAGGTGCCAGCAGGCGAGGTAGGCACACGCCGCGCCGCGGCGCTTGCCCGAGCGGTTGATGGCCGCGGTCACGTCGTTGCTGATGCGGAGGAAGGGGACCACGCCGGTCGATTCGACACCGGTCGACTGGATGAGCGACCCGGCGGCCCGGAGGTTGGTCCAGTCGTTGCCGAGGCCACCGCTCCACTTCGAGAGCTGTGCGTGGTGCTTGTAGGCGTCGAAGATACCCTCGAGGTCGTCCTCGACCGTGGTCAGGTAACAGGAGGAGAGCTGTGGATGGGCCGTCCCGCTGTGGAACAGGGTCGGCGAGGAGGGCGTGAACTCCAGCTTCGAGAGCACGTCGTAGAACTCCTTCGCCCGCTGCTGGGGGTCGTCTTCCTCGATGGCGAGCCCCATCGCGACGCGCATCCAGAACGCCTGCGGGAGTTCGAGGCGCTCGCCGTGTTGCTCGGTCTTGAGGAAGTAGCGCTGGTACAGCGTCTCCATCGCCATGTACTCGAACTCCTCGTCGCGGTCGAGTTCGAGGTATTCGGCGAGGTCGGCGAGGTCGAAGCGGTCGAGGAGACGGTCATCGAGCAGCCCGAGGTCGACACCGCGTTCGACGTTCGTGACGAACGTCGCGCGGTACGCCTGGTCGAGGTCGAACCCGGTCAGGTCCTCGCCGATGACCTCGCGGTAGTACTGCTGGCGGAAGACAGCCGCGGCGACCCGCTTGAGTTCGGGGTCGCGCTCGACCCGGGCGGTGAGCGACTGCAGGATCGCCTCGTACACCTCGTCGGTGGTCGCGCCGTCGTAGAGGCTGCGCTCGATATCGGTGTGGATGTCCTCCCACGCCGTCTCGGGGAGGTCGGTCTCGTGGCCTGTGCGTGCCCGGTCGAGGATGGACCGGACGTCGGTGGTCGGTGCGGTAGATTGCTTGCTCATGGATGCTGTGAAGCGAACGACTCGATGCGACCGTCCCGCTACCGGGTGTGTGGGTGATGACGCCCACCGCGCCGACACGTCTCGTGCCCGAAGGACCGGGGCGTGTCGAGACGCGTGGCTGTCCGGTTCCGTCGCCAGAGATGCCTCTCGTCGGCCAGGCACTCGTGGCAAACCGCACGTCGGGAGGGTGGTCGCCGGCCGCAGTATTCCCTGTGCTACGGAGCCGTGATAAATGCTTCCCAATCAGATTGAAGTAGATAAAGTAGAGTTGAATTACTGTCTGTGTGTGTCGGTTTCGTCGGCACCGCCGACGCCATCACTCTCGTCGAATTCGCCAGCGCCACTCCCGCCATCCCCCTCCTCGTCGTCTGCACGGACGGCCGAGCGCTGTTCCGGCACCGGGTCGAGGTCGGGAGCTACGTCGCCGAGGACGAGCATGGCGTAGTACCGGAGGTAGGTCTGGACCGGGACCTGCACAACCGCGGCCACAGCCACCAGACACACCACGAACAGCACCGCGGCGACGGCCATGACGAGGATGCCGAGCGCCTCGACGGCTGAGAACAGCAGGAAGCCCCCGCCGAACAGCGCGCCGAACGGGACCAGCAGGACCAGGGCCGCGACACCGGCCACGATGCCGACGACCGCCCCGCCGACCATCGACAGGATGGCCCCGGCGACGGCGTACGCGAGGTACTGCGTCCAGTTCGCCGGAATCGTCCCCCAGAGCCGTCGCCAGCCCGCGAGCACGCCGACCTCCTCGACGAGCATGATGGGGACGACGAACACGGTCGTGAACCCGTTGACGACCCCGACGATCACGGCCAGGACGAGGAACAGTGGCACCAGCACGAGCGCCACCGCGAACACCGCGAACACCGACCGGGGCGGTCCACCGCCCAGCATGGTCAGCACGAACAACCCGGCGAACAGGGCCACCGAGCCGAACACCAGCAGCCCGAGGACGAGCCGGAAGCCGAACAGGCCCAGGCCAGCCCGCCAGTGCTCGCGCCAGTAGCGCCGAATCGCGACGGTCTCCTGGCGCAGGGATTCGACGAAGACGAACTCCATGATGGACCCGACGAGCAGCAGGGCGACGACGAAGGCAGCGACGGCGGCCACGAGGGCCGCGATGAGCCAGATGTCGGGGACGGTGAGCTGGCCGACATCGACGGGCGGGACCCCACCGCCGTCGGAGTTTGCGGGGACGCTGTACTGGAACGAGGCGAAGTTCGCGCCCGGGCCGCCGACGAACAGGACGACCAGGGCGAGCTTCAGCCAGTCGGACCGCCCGAGGGAGCCGAGGAACGAGCGCGTCACGGTGTACGCGTCGTCGAGGTCCTCTACCGCGTGGAGTGGCATACGTGAAGAGACGCGGGCATCGCTGATGAAAGTGTGCTGTCAGTGAGGTGTCGCCTGGATTCAAGTACCGCCGGGTGCCAGACCCGGGTATGCGAGATGCCCTCCTTCGTGCAGCCGGCGAGCGATACACGTGGCGGACAGTGGTCTCGTTCTGCCTCTCGGTTGCCGTCCTGTCAGTCCTCATCGACGACGAATCGGTCGTCCTCGCGTTCTTCGCCGCGGTGCTCGTGCTCGAGGGCGCGGCAGTTGCGCGTACGGCGCGAGGGGTCGATGGTCGGTGGGTGAAGGCCGGGCTCGGCGCGCTCGCCGTCCTTCTCGGCGTCGTGTGGGTCGGGCTGGAGCTTCGCGAGGTCGGGACCGGGGACCCGCTCTTCGTCCCCGTTCTCGCCGCCGTCGCTGGTCTCTGGGTGCTGCTCGACACTCGTCGCGATTTCGTCGAGGGGCGGCGAGACGAGCCCTCCCGGGAGGAGGTGGACGCCGACGACGTGCTGCTGGTCATGAACCACATGCACCTGGTCGCCGAGGAACTCGAATCGGGACCGAAGACCGTCCCGGAACTGGCCGCGGCCTGTGACCTGACGGAGTCACGGGTCCGCGAGGCGCTCGACGCAGCGAGTGCCAACGATATCGTCTACCACGTCGACGAGGCCGAAGGAACGCCACGATACGCCCTCGACGAGTCGAAGGTCGGGGCGGTCGCGTTCGTCAGGGAGAACGGGCTTCGGGTCGCCCGCCGACTCGTGCGGCCCCTGCGGTGGTGAGACGGAGAGGCCACGCCGGACCCGAATCCAGCAGATATTTCCACGCGACCCACCAGCCGTCTGCGTATGGACGCAGCGCTCGGACCGCCGGAGAAGATGGCCGAGCAGGCCGACGAGCTGACGCCGATGATGCGCCAGTACTACGAACTGACCGAGCGCTACGACGACGCGCTCGTGCTCTTCCAGGTCGGTGACTTCTACGAGACCTTTTGTGCCGCCGCCGAGGCGACCTCGCGCATCTGCGAGGTGACCCTGACCAAGCGCGAGGACTCGACGGGCAGATACCCGATGGCCGGGGTTCCAATCGCGAACGCCGAGAGCTACATCGAATCGCTGCTGAATGCGGGCTACCGGGTCGCGGTCGCGGACCAGGTGCAGGACCCCGACGAGGCCAGCGGCGTGGTCGACCGGGCCGTCACTCGCATCGTCACACCAGGGACGCTGACCGAGGCCGAACTGCTCGCGACCGACGACAACAACTTCGTCGCCTGCCTCACGAAGACGGGCGACCCCGACGACCCGACCGGCGAGGGCGGCGAGTACGGTTTCTCCGTGCTCGACGTGTCGACGGGCGACTTCTACGCCACGGCCCCGCCGAACGCCCCGACCGTCGCGGACGAAATCGGCCGGTTCGACCCCGCCGAGGCCATCGTCGGGCCCGACGCCAGCGCCGATACCTTCCCTGCCGACTGCATGGTCTCGCCCTACGACCGGACCGCGTTTACCACCGAGAAGGCCCGCGCGAAGGTCACCGAGTACTTCGGCGACCCCGACGCCTTGCTGGCGGGCGACGCCGAGGTCCGCGCTTGCGGTGCATTGCTCGCCTACGCCGAGTACACCCGCGGCGGCGAAGAGGGCTATCTTGACTACCTGAACCACCTCACGCGGTACGACCCGCGGGAGTACGTGGTCCTCGACCCGACCGCCATCGCCAGCCTCGAACTGTTCGAGCGTCGCTCCGTCAGAAGCGTCGAGGGCGCGACCCTCGTCGAGGTGCTGGACGAGACTGCCTGCGCGATGGGTCGCCGCGAACTCACGGACTGGCTCCGCCGCCCACTCGTCGACCAGGACCGAATCGAGGGCCGCCTCGACGCGGTCGGCGAACTCGCCCACGACCCGGTGGCACGCGAGCGACTCCACGAACTGCTCCGGGACGTGTACGACGTGGAACGGCTCATCACCCGGGTCTCCCGCGGCCGCGCCAACGCCCGGGACCTGCGCTCGCTGAAGGACACGCTCGACGTGGTTCCCGAGCTCAAGGAGACGATGGCGGACCTCGAAACGGACCGCCTCGCCACCCTCCGAGACGGCCTCGACGAACTCGAAGACGTGCGCGACCTCATCGGCCGGGCCATCCGAGAGGAACCCCCCATCGAGGTGACCGAGGGCGGCGTCATCGAGTCGGGGTACGACGAGACACTGGACGACCTCAGAGAGACCGAACGCTCGGGCAAGAACTGGATCGACTCCCTCGAGGCGAAAGAGCGCGAGCGAACGGGTATCGACTCGCTCAAGGTCGGGAAGAACCAGGTCCACGGCTACTACATCGAGGTCACGAACCCGAACCTCGACCGGGTGCCCGACGACTACAACCGTCGCCAGACGCTGAAGAACTCCGAGCGGTTCTACACGCCGGAGCTGAAGTCCCGCGAGGACGAGATTCTGCGGGCCGAACAGCGGGCCGACGACCTCGAATACGACCTGTTTCGGGAGGTCCGGTCCTCCGTCGCGGCCGAGACCGAGCGCGTGCAGGCGCTGGCGGACCGCATCGCTGCCCTCGACGTGCTCGTGTCGTTCGGGACCGTCGCGGCCGAGAACGACTACACGCGGCCCGAGTTCTCCGAGACCGGCATCGACATCGAGGCGGGCCGCCACCCCGTCGTCGAGCAGACCCAGGACTCGTTCGTCCCCAACGGCGCACAGTTCGACGCCGACGAGTTCTTTGCGGTCATCACTGGCCCGAACATGAGCGGGAAGTCGACGTACATGCGCCAGGTCGCGACCATCTGCCTGCTCGCACAGGCTGGCTGTTTCGTCCCCGCCGCGTCCGCGGACCTGCGAATCCTGGACCGCATCTTCACCCGGGTCGGCGCGAGTGACGACATCGCCGGTGGGCAGTCGACGTTCATGGTCGAGATGACCGAACTCGCGGACATCCTCCGGGACGCGACCGAGGATTCGCTCGTGTTGCTCGACGAGGTCGGACGTGGTACCTCGACCGCTGACGGGCTCGCGCTCGCGAAGGCCGTCACGGAGTACGTCCACGACGAACTCGGCGCGACCACGCTGTTCGCCACGCACCACCACGAACTCACCGCGGTCGCCGACGACCTCGCCGGCGTGTTCAACCTCCACTTCGACGCGACCGAGGTCGACGGCGAGGTGCAGTTCAACCACGACGTGGGCCGTGGCGCGGCGACCGCCTCCTACGGTGTCGAGGTCGCCCAGGCCGCGGGCGTGCCCGACGCGGTGCTGGAGAGAGCGCACGAACTGCTGGCGGAAGAGACAGGTGCCGACCCGGCAGCGTCGGTCGACGGTGTTGCAAAGCCGGGAGTCGACGGTGCTGAAGAAGCAGCCACCGCGGATGGCGGGTCTGTCGACCGTTCGCCCGAACTCGACGGTGTCCGTGCGCGTCTCGCCGGCCTGAACGTCGCGGATACGACGCCGATGGAGGCGCTTCGCATCCTCGACGACCTCAAGCGCGAACTCGACTGAGTCCCGGTTTCAGATGTCCTTCGTCATGCCACATTCGGGACAGCGGAGCTGTTCGCCGTCCTCGCCCATGATGAACTGCAGCGAGTCGCTCTCGCCGCACTCGCGACAGCCCATCGGGACCCGGACGTCCTCGCTGCCTTTCGGGGCACCGAGCGCGAGCCCGACGACCTGCTCGTCGGATTCGTTCGTCCCCTGCTGGTACTCGCCGCGGGCAAACCGGATGGCCTCGTGGGGCCCGACCTCGACGGACTCGTCGGGAGTCTCGAACGTGGCCGTCCCTTGGATGACGTAGAAGACCTCCTCCTGGTCCAGATGGGTGTGCATCCCACCCGAGAAGGACTCTCCCGGTTCCAGCGAGTAGTAGTTGATGGCGAGGTCGCTGGTCCCAAGCGGGTCCGAGAGGCCGCGTCGGTCGAGGTCGGAGTCTCCGAGGAACTGGCTCTCGATGTCGTCGATGTCGACGTGTTCCATGCTCGGAACCCACTGGCTCCTGCGTGAAAAGAGCGAGTCTGTCGGCGCTGACTGCCGGTGGATATCGACAGCCCGCAGGGATTCGAGTTTCTTCAGTCCAGCCAGAGTGGCCGTTCACCGGTTCACGAGACGAATCAGTATCCAGCCAACATGTTGACCGGACGTTTTTTGTGCCGGCACGGTGTAGACCATGGTATGTCTGCACATACCAGGCGTGGTGCGAGCGCGTTCGACCGCCTCACGACGCATTACGACGTCGACCTCGTCTGCCCGAAGTGTGGCAACGAGGACGCGGACGGCCACTGGAAGGCTCAGACGGACGGCGGAACCGTGCGCTACACGCACCTCTGTCCGAGCTGTGGCGAGATTCGTCAACGGACCCTTCGGCTCGGCAGTCACCAGTAACGCCTCGGTACCGTCTTCTCTCGTGCACACCGGGAGCCGCAGCTAGGGCGACGGCGGCTCCAGCGCGACGAACTCCAGTCCGTTCTCCGCCAGGAGCCGACGCGCCCGGTCGGTGATGGAGGGTGCGACCAGGATTCCCCGTATCGTCGCGCCAGCGTGCAGATCCCTGCGGAGTGCCTCGACGTAGCGGTTCAGCTGGCTTGCAGCGTCGGGACCGACACGTTTGCGCTTCAGTTCGAGGACGAGGACGTTCCCGTCGGTGTCGCGGCCGTAGATGTCGACCGCCCCGGCGGCGGTCTCACGCTCGGTCGCAAGCGGGACGAACCCCGACTCGACGAGGTCCGGTTCGTCGAGAATGCGCTGTCTGAGGTCCTCCTCCGAGCCGGCGAGAGTCAGTTGCTCGTCGTCCATCACGGAGAAGACCGAGACCTGCCGGATGCGCTCGAAGGTGACCAGCAGTTCTTCTGTCGGCGAGTCCCGCGTGCTGAATAGCTCCAGGGTCCCCTCCTCAGAGAGCCGTGCCTCCTGCCGGCAGCCCGGCGGCTGCCAGTTCACCGGTTTCTGTCCCTCGTCGGTGTGGACCAGCACGGTCCCGTCGGGCTTGCACATGACGTGGCGGTCGCCGAGGCCGAGCTGGCTCGTCGCCCGGCCGTCGTAGCTGACGGTGCAGCGGCCGAACACCGTCACGAGCTGACCGTCGGCGAGGCCGTCGTCGACGACGGACCTGGCTGTCTCGTGGTCCGGCGTGACGACTGTCCTGTCGCCGTCTGCCGTTCCCTGTCGCGTCACGATTCTCCCTACCGGCGCGAGCGTATAAAAACGGCCCGCGACAGGGTCAGCCCACGTACACCTCGCGGCCGTCCGCTGCCCACTCGCGGCAGCGCTCGCGGAGATGGACGTGCACAGCATCGTCGGTCAGAGCCCCTCGCTCTTGCATCGCTACCATGGTATCGGCGACGCCCCGGAACCAGGCCGTGAGCCGAGCTGCGTCCTCGACCGGGTCGCGATCGCGCCGAAGTGAGACGAGTGCGCCGTCTCCGACAGGGTCGGCGTCCGGCAGGGCCCGCGCGAACCAGAGTGGCTGGAATCCACGAACGTCGACCGACCGGGAAACCACGTAACACGCCTCGTATTCTAGGAAGTCGAACTGGCCGGTGAGGTCGTCGAGGTCGGCGACCACGGTCCGGGGGTTGGGGTCGACAGGTGTGTCCGGCTCGGTCGGTGGGTCTGGTTCCTCACCGTCGACGATGGCTTCGTGACACTGTGCTTCCCAGTCGTTATTCGCGCCGAACGGGCTGTTCGGTCGGCAGGTGGTGAGCAACTGCCAGCCGAGTGCGCCCCACTGGGAGTGATGTATCGAGAGTCGACCATCGGCTCGTTGGTACGCCACGAGTGCACGGTGGCCCACGTTCATCGCCTCCGCCGTTTCGAGTAGTTGGTACACATAACGGCGACTCTGGCCTCGGCTTGGCAGATAAACCGTTGGAATGAGTTATTACTGGACCGACTGGACCACCTCTTTTCGAGCGACAAATCAGCCAGAATTGGTGTAT contains these protein-coding regions:
- a CDS encoding ABC transporter substrate-binding protein, with the protein product MSEDETGPNDPTRRAYLKYGTALVGGSLLAGCAGQSDTGDSEPTSTQTATATDEPAATESGATDESAEETETPESWTVSMKPRTEVTFESVPDSVVVYRADYADMLIALGQGDALVGMQDTQSLPMDMLAELPGVSVDPAQITPLRQEGEYDKEIFYDIDPDLLLIDPNNAKNYFEFDEADISELENTVAPWLGSFIRRPQESIGPNYPHYTLYEAFERVATAFRAEDRFAAFKSVHDEMLSTISERVPPESERPSVGLAFLIPGDQFVGSGVFYLTDPTQPGMAKKQYRDLGVDNVWAEAGVSMDGQVNYEALLEADPDVLISHNAFGFTDSVEDFQTRVVDVMREDDLGKELTAVKNGRVYRGGKNVQGPIINLFQTEIAAKQLYPETFGAWKGLGETPADEQLFDRQRVADIINGDF
- a CDS encoding ABC transporter substrate-binding protein is translated as MRENTTHDGPTRRDYLKIGGATALGGLVAGCAGQDGGGAEPTTTESGGNTGSTQTEQTTTEDTPYSVTMAPVGEVTFESVPEQWVAYDGGYADMGVALGKGDGMTGIGGSGRYYTYVYDELPGVSVDRESIEANDLGEAGMSKEIFYELDNDVHLMDPQMLVNWFDWSEGDVEEIIENVGPFVGNLHFRREDQWHDYRYYTLYEAFEKVATVFGEQERYEAFEALHDKFIADVQRRLPPADERPNVLLVYAGSDEPEKFSPYRLNDKGTSKKQWHDLGVSDALAGSGIEGLSTTDRGKIDYETMLEVDPDVIMLRAHERKSAQEFRDTVLSFMRYHPVASELSAVQEGRVYRGGYLFQGPIQNLFLTERGAQQLYPEVFGEVTSDEQLFDRQRVADIVDGTV
- a CDS encoding ribonucleotide-diphosphate reductase subunit beta, with the translated sequence MPILNDDTEHDPNKILPIDYDWAREYYEAGVNNNWVPQEIPMQEDISQWNGDALSDAERQLVEWNLGFFSTAESLTANNIVLAVYDHVTAPECRQYLLRQAYEEAIHTDTFIYCCDSLGFDPEYLYGMYDRVPSIEEKDEFVVDLTRVINQDDFTIETDEDLRDFLQDLVGFYVIMEGVFFYAGFAMMLGLKRQNKMVGVGQQFEYIMRDESLHLGFGVDLINQIRAENPGVWTDDFGDEVIDLITEAVELERIYAYEACPDDILGMSPDQFAEYVEHVADRRLGQLDLPEQYGTENPFPWMSEQVDLNKEKNFFETQVTEYRSGGSLDW
- a CDS encoding ribonucleoside-diphosphate reductase subunit alpha translates to MPGRREASLATEPDSHASRHAPVLRARDVSARWASSPTHPVAGRSHRVVRFTASMSKQSTAPTTDVRSILDRARTGHETDLPETAWEDIHTDIERSLYDGATTDEVYEAILQSLTARVERDPELKRVAAAVFRQQYYREVIGEDLTGFDLDQAYRATFVTNVERGVDLGLLDDRLLDRFDLADLAEYLELDRDEEFEYMAMETLYQRYFLKTEQHGERLELPQAFWMRVAMGLAIEEDDPQQRAKEFYDVLSKLEFTPSSPTLFHSGTAHPQLSSCYLTTVEDDLEGIFDAYKHHAQLSKWSGGLGNDWTNLRAAGSLIQSTGVESTGVVPFLRISNDVTAAINRSGKRRGAACAYLACWHLDFPAFIDLKRNTGDERRRTPDMNTAAWIPDLFMKRVRADEKWTLFSPDEVPDLHELSGEAFEERYQEYEQQAEDGELRQYERVDATDLWRQLLTRLFETGHPWVTFKDPCNVRSPQDHVGTVHSSNLCTEITLNTSQDEHAVCNLGSVNYATHVSGGELDREHLADTIETAMRMLDNVVDLCFYPTEEAELSNMRHRPIGLGTMGFHDALLRLDVPMASEAAVEKANRWQEFVSYHAILNSSKLAAEREPYPSYEGSKWDRGLLPQDTVDLLEDERRREIPTDREETLDWYVVREHVEEHGMRNSNTMAIAPTATVSTINGTTPSIEPLYSNLYVKSNMSGDFTVVNDQLVAALRERDLWDDEMVDRIKYHDGSIQEIDDIPDDLQELYRGAFEIDPRHQLRLTAHRQTWLDQSISHNVFFPSTDGSLLADVYETAWELGLKTTYYLRTLGASQIEKSTLDMAEYGKTQHRGGGSSKTVQSDGGEPAQEGDLCRVEDPTCDACQ